In Inquilinus sp. Marseille-Q2685, the following proteins share a genomic window:
- a CDS encoding DUF2625 family protein has product MPQGLRRAGRHRPHGRLPGLGRRPDVHQPDLCGGRRLDLRRRLAGRPKAEGAPAIRSLDDLLAVADPAWPSLQREIGHARNPVDVLPPAATAGADLHRLQVSLRSTLGAIVYQTGGLLIDCGWVRLLGSGSDQLGRSLVSWNLTCGLAVPGDPLLLVGDDAVGGLFAINAGRFSGQPGEVHYFAPDSLSWESLGRGYSDLVTFLLNGDLADFYANVRWNGWETEVAAMAGYQAMSLYPPLWAKASETDERSRRPVPLRELVGLAGALKPLS; this is encoded by the coding sequence ATGCCTCAAGGGCTTCGTCGAGCCGGACGACATCGCCCGCATGGTCGCCTTCCTGGCCTCGGACGACGCCCGGATGTGCACCAGCCAGACCTATGTGGTGGACGGCGGCTGGATCTGAGGCGGCGGCTCGCCGGTCGGCCCAAAGCGGAAGGAGCGCCTGCCATTCGTTCGCTTGACGATCTTCTGGCCGTGGCTGATCCGGCGTGGCCGTCGTTGCAGCGAGAGATCGGCCACGCGAGGAATCCGGTCGATGTTCTTCCGCCGGCCGCAACCGCCGGGGCCGATTTGCACCGGCTTCAGGTCAGCCTGCGCTCGACCCTCGGCGCGATTGTCTATCAGACGGGTGGACTGCTGATCGATTGCGGTTGGGTGCGGTTGCTTGGATCCGGCAGCGATCAGTTGGGCCGTTCGCTTGTCTCCTGGAACTTGACCTGCGGTCTGGCCGTCCCAGGAGATCCGCTGCTGCTGGTTGGCGACGATGCTGTCGGAGGCCTCTTCGCTATCAACGCGGGTCGGTTTTCCGGTCAGCCGGGGGAGGTCCACTACTTCGCGCCCGACAGCCTGTCCTGGGAAAGTCTCGGGCGAGGCTATTCGGACTTGGTCACCTTCCTGCTGAACGGTGATCTGGCTGACTTTTATGCCAATGTCCGGTGGAATGGGTGGGAGACGGAGGTCGCGGCCATGGCCGGGTATCAAGCCATGTCGCTATATCCGCCCCTCTGGGCGAAAGCATCCGAGACCGACGAGCGAAGTCGACGGCCGGTGCCGCTGCGGGAACTGGTCGGATTGGCGGGAGCCCTGAAACCGCTGTCGTGA
- a CDS encoding B3/4 domain-containing protein: MLSALPVVDPAIRALRPDFVALSLVARGARNGPSDAESAARLAEACQAAADGPDWAAAHLEAWRDAYRGFGAKPQRTPCSAEALRKRAQRDGGLPPINRMVDLYNALSVRWAVPIGGEDLAAYAGPPRLVRATGDEAFETLSNGEPAVEHPEPGEVVWRDDRGVTCRRWNWRQGPRTRLDLPTTEMWFVIERLEPMPIAALEAVGRDLADGIRAIAPDARIETTLLGP; this comes from the coding sequence ATGCTGTCCGCCCTGCCTGTCGTCGATCCCGCCATTCGGGCGCTGCGCCCCGACTTCGTGGCGCTGAGCCTGGTGGCGCGCGGCGCCCGCAACGGCCCGAGCGATGCCGAGAGCGCGGCCCGGCTGGCCGAGGCCTGCCAGGCCGCGGCCGACGGCCCCGACTGGGCGGCGGCGCATCTGGAGGCCTGGCGCGACGCCTATCGCGGCTTCGGCGCCAAGCCGCAACGCACGCCCTGCTCGGCCGAGGCGCTGCGCAAGCGGGCCCAGCGCGACGGCGGGCTGCCGCCGATCAACCGGATGGTCGATCTGTACAACGCGCTGAGCGTGCGCTGGGCCGTGCCGATCGGCGGCGAGGACCTGGCCGCCTATGCGGGGCCGCCGCGGCTGGTGCGGGCGACCGGCGACGAGGCCTTCGAGACGTTGTCGAACGGCGAGCCCGCGGTCGAGCATCCGGAGCCGGGCGAGGTGGTCTGGCGCGACGACCGCGGCGTCACCTGCCGGCGCTGGAACTGGCGCCAGGGCCCGCGCACCCGGCTCGACCTGCCGACCACCGAGATGTGGTTCGTGATCGAGCGGCTGGAGCCGATGCCGATCGCGGCGCTGGAGGCGGTCGGCCGCGATCTCGCCGACGGCATCCGCGCGATCGCGCCGGACGCCCGGATCGAGACCACGCTGCTGGGCCCCTGA
- a CDS encoding helix-turn-helix domain-containing protein, which produces MTDQVNIVTDAASGDAEAATAAAVARHVAERRRERRLSLDALARLSGVSKGMLVQIENARSNPSIATLCRVAAALGVSVAQLVDLGGEQAVRLVGPEEAARLWAGPEGGAAVLLVGSDGPDMLELWRWELKPRERHVSDPHPAGTRELLHVTAGTLLLEVEGRPHEVPAGTSALLHSDRPHSYACKGARPVRFTMAVMEPHAMRRFCPWRGRRNEAATQGLSSCRPAAGPPRHSG; this is translated from the coding sequence ATGACCGATCAGGTCAATATAGTGACCGATGCGGCCTCCGGCGACGCCGAGGCTGCGACCGCGGCGGCGGTGGCGCGCCATGTCGCCGAGCGGCGGCGGGAGCGGCGCCTGTCGCTGGACGCGCTGGCCCGCCTGTCCGGCGTCAGCAAGGGCATGCTGGTGCAGATCGAGAACGCCCGGTCCAACCCCTCGATCGCCACGCTGTGCCGGGTGGCCGCGGCGCTCGGCGTCTCGGTGGCGCAGCTGGTGGATCTGGGCGGGGAGCAGGCGGTGCGGCTGGTCGGGCCGGAGGAGGCGGCGCGGCTCTGGGCCGGGCCGGAGGGCGGCGCCGCGGTGCTGCTGGTCGGCAGCGACGGGCCGGACATGCTGGAGCTGTGGCGCTGGGAGCTGAAGCCGCGCGAGCGGCATGTCTCCGACCCGCATCCGGCCGGCACGCGCGAGCTGCTGCACGTCACCGCCGGCACGCTGCTGCTCGAGGTCGAAGGCCGCCCGCACGAGGTGCCGGCCGGCACCTCGGCGCTGCTGCACAGCGACCGGCCGCACAGCTACGCCTGCAAGGGCGCGCGGCCGGTCCGCTTCACCATGGCGGTGATGGAGCCGCACGCGATGCGCCGTTTCTGCCCTTGGAGAGGCAGGCGGAACGAAGCCGCAACGCAAGGGTTATCGTCCTGCCGGCCCGCGGCCGGTCCGCCACGCCATTCCGGCTGA
- a CDS encoding DUF2794 domain-containing protein — protein MSQVLDLSQIRRGRGRVYFNRGELGQLLGLYFDRVAAGEWRDYAIDHGVGIAVFSVFRHSHDRPLYGIAKTVGPQGTEYGVYEGRHRLRRGHVLAEVLDLFERKLTLVRD, from the coding sequence ATGTCGCAGGTTCTCGATCTCTCCCAGATAAGGCGCGGCCGCGGGCGCGTCTATTTCAACCGCGGCGAGCTGGGCCAGCTCCTCGGCCTCTATTTCGACCGCGTCGCCGCCGGCGAGTGGCGCGACTACGCGATCGACCACGGCGTCGGCATCGCCGTGTTCAGCGTGTTCCGGCACAGCCACGACCGTCCGCTCTACGGCATCGCCAAGACGGTGGGGCCGCAGGGGACGGAATACGGCGTCTATGAAGGCCGGCACCGCCTCCGCCGCGGCCACGTCCTGGCGGAGGTGCTGGATCTCTTCGAGCGCAAGCTGACGCTGGTCCGGGACTGA
- a CDS encoding NAD-dependent succinate-semialdehyde dehydrogenase has translation MLTLNDPTLLKSQNLIGGAWIGEAVDPVTNPATGETLGRVPRFGEAEATDAVEAAEAAFGPWAKKTAKERSAILRRWFDLILANREDIALIMTSEQGKPLAEARGEVDYAASFVEFYAEEAKRIYGETIPSHRTDARILVMKQPIGVVAAITPWNFPAAMITRKVSPAPAAGCTAVIKPAPETPLTALALAELAVRAGVPAGVLNVITGDAPKIGKVLTGHPAVKFVGFTGSTEVGKLLMRQAADTVKKVGLELGGNAPFIVFDDADIDAAVEGALASKFRNMGQTCVCANRIYVQDAVYDDFVARFAAKVKAMKVGNGVEPGVVQGPLITAEAVEKTERHIADALSKGATVVTGGKRHALGGTFFEPTVLSGATTEMVVTQEETFGPLAPVYRFRDEADVVAQANATPFGLAAYFYARDLGRVFRVAEALDYGIVGVNAGIVATEVAPFGGVKESGLGREGSHHGIEEFVELKYVLLAGMGS, from the coding sequence ATGCTGACCCTGAACGACCCGACCCTGCTGAAGAGCCAGAACCTGATCGGCGGCGCCTGGATCGGCGAGGCCGTCGATCCGGTGACCAACCCGGCGACCGGCGAGACGCTGGGCCGCGTGCCCCGCTTCGGCGAGGCCGAGGCCACCGACGCCGTCGAGGCCGCCGAGGCCGCCTTCGGCCCCTGGGCGAAGAAGACGGCCAAGGAGCGCTCCGCCATCCTGCGCCGCTGGTTCGACCTGATCCTGGCGAACAGGGAGGACATCGCCCTGATCATGACCAGCGAGCAGGGCAAGCCGCTGGCCGAGGCGCGGGGCGAGGTCGACTACGCCGCTTCCTTCGTCGAGTTCTATGCCGAGGAGGCCAAGCGCATCTACGGCGAGACCATCCCGAGCCACCGCACCGACGCCCGCATCCTGGTGATGAAGCAGCCGATCGGCGTGGTCGCGGCGATCACGCCCTGGAACTTCCCGGCGGCGATGATCACCCGCAAGGTCTCGCCGGCTCCCGCCGCCGGCTGCACCGCCGTGATCAAGCCGGCGCCGGAGACACCGCTGACCGCCCTGGCCCTCGCCGAGCTGGCGGTGCGCGCCGGCGTGCCGGCGGGCGTGCTGAACGTGATCACCGGCGACGCGCCGAAGATCGGCAAGGTCCTGACCGGCCACCCGGCGGTGAAGTTCGTCGGCTTCACCGGGTCGACCGAGGTCGGCAAGCTGCTGATGCGCCAGGCCGCCGACACGGTGAAGAAGGTCGGGCTCGAACTCGGCGGCAACGCGCCCTTCATCGTCTTCGACGACGCCGACATCGACGCCGCGGTCGAGGGCGCGCTGGCCTCGAAGTTCCGCAACATGGGCCAGACCTGCGTCTGCGCCAACCGGATCTACGTCCAGGACGCGGTCTATGACGACTTCGTCGCCCGCTTCGCCGCCAAGGTGAAGGCGATGAAGGTCGGCAACGGCGTCGAGCCCGGCGTGGTCCAGGGCCCGCTGATCACGGCCGAGGCGGTGGAGAAGACCGAGCGCCACATCGCCGACGCCCTGTCCAAGGGCGCGACCGTGGTCACCGGCGGCAAGCGCCACGCCCTGGGCGGCACCTTCTTCGAGCCGACGGTGCTGTCCGGCGCCACCACCGAGATGGTGGTGACGCAGGAGGAGACCTTCGGCCCGCTGGCCCCGGTCTACCGCTTCCGCGACGAGGCGGATGTGGTGGCCCAGGCCAACGCCACGCCCTTCGGCCTCGCCGCCTATTTCTACGCCCGAGACCTGGGCCGCGTGTTCCGGGTGGCGGAGGCGCTGGACTACGGCATCGTCGGCGTCAATGCCGGCATCGTCGCCACCGAGGTGGCGCCCTTCGGCGGGGTCAAGGAATCCGGCCTCGGCCGCGAGGGCTCACATCACGGCATCGAGGAGTTCGTGGAGCTGAAATACGTCCTACTCGCCGGGATGGGCAGCTAG
- a CDS encoding SDR family NAD(P)-dependent oxidoreductase, translated as MTDFALYPSLQGRAVLITGGGSGIGAALVEHFIRQKSRVVFCDIDAESSRALVERLAGEGLATPAFLPCDLGDIDALRAMVRAAEAAVGPIRVLVNNAGHDQRHSIDEVTPEYWDDRLAVNLKHQFFAVQAVRAAMRDAGGGSVINFGSISWRAGMGGMPAYTTAKAATEGLTRSLARDLGAEGIRVNCVLPGAVRTERQVKLWYTPEYVERIMASQCLKGFVEPDDIARMVAFLASDDARMCTSQTYVVDGGWI; from the coding sequence GTGACCGACTTCGCCCTCTATCCCAGCCTGCAGGGCCGGGCCGTGCTGATCACCGGCGGCGGCTCCGGCATCGGCGCCGCCCTGGTCGAGCATTTCATCCGCCAGAAGAGCCGGGTCGTGTTCTGCGACATCGACGCGGAGTCGTCGCGGGCGCTGGTCGAACGGCTGGCGGGGGAGGGGCTGGCGACCCCGGCCTTCCTGCCTTGCGACCTGGGCGACATCGACGCGCTGCGCGCCATGGTGCGGGCGGCGGAGGCGGCGGTCGGGCCGATCCGGGTGCTGGTCAACAACGCCGGGCACGACCAGCGGCACAGCATCGACGAGGTGACGCCGGAATACTGGGACGACCGGCTGGCGGTGAACCTCAAGCACCAGTTCTTCGCGGTGCAGGCGGTGCGGGCGGCGATGCGCGACGCCGGCGGCGGCTCGGTGATCAATTTCGGCTCGATCTCCTGGCGCGCCGGGATGGGCGGCATGCCGGCTTACACCACCGCCAAGGCGGCGACCGAGGGCCTGACCCGCAGCCTGGCGCGGGACCTCGGGGCCGAGGGCATCCGGGTCAACTGCGTGCTGCCCGGCGCGGTCCGGACCGAGCGGCAGGTGAAGCTGTGGTACACGCCGGAATATGTCGAGCGGATCATGGCGTCGCAATGCCTCAAGGGCTTCGTCGAGCCGGACGACATCGCCCGCATGGTCGCCTTCCTGGCCTCGGACGACGCCCGGATGTGCACCAGCCAGACCTATGTGGTGGACGGCGGCTGGATCTGA
- a CDS encoding YidB family protein codes for MSLFDSIKGALGGVVGQDGIPGLLSNALAQAGGLQGILAKLEAGGLGEQVKSWIGTGANLPVSAEQIQAALGNQQVQQIAAAVGIPTDTVLAFLSEHLPKAVDQATPDGTLPPTAAA; via the coding sequence ATGAGTTTGTTCGACAGCATCAAGGGCGCTCTGGGCGGCGTCGTCGGCCAGGACGGGATTCCGGGCCTTCTGTCCAACGCGCTGGCGCAGGCCGGCGGGCTGCAGGGCATCCTCGCCAAGCTGGAGGCCGGCGGCCTGGGCGAACAGGTGAAGTCCTGGATCGGCACCGGCGCCAACCTGCCGGTCAGCGCCGAGCAGATCCAGGCGGCCCTGGGCAATCAGCAGGTCCAGCAGATCGCCGCCGCGGTCGGCATCCCGACCGACACGGTGCTGGCCTTCCTGTCGGAGCATCTGCCCAAGGCGGTGGACCAGGCGACGCCGGACGGCACGCTGCCGCCGACGGCCGCGGCCTGA
- a CDS encoding PQQ-binding-like beta-propeller repeat protein, which produces MRRRHLLPRLSILALAGVLGACSWFKEAKTPLPGERISVISRTEGLEPAPDAGQPAVLPAVRTNPDWRNPGGAVNHVNGNLALKIPFQRAWSTSIGSGDSSSTALLTGPVIAEGKVYVTDASGRLNSIDVATGRSNWRVRVADPEQDSVPIGGGAAYADGVVYATTGFGEAVAVDPQNGGLIWRSKLAGPVRGAPTVTQGRVVTITVDNQTEVLDAKTGTEVWSHAGITEASALLGGGSPAVDNGVVVAPYSSGELFGLRIENGRPVWAANVGGGAARAAGARAGWADITAMPAIDGDLVVAVSHGNQAVGIDMRSGATVWEQPISGTQMPWVAGDTIYLVSTGGVVVALARNTGKVRWVRELERWTDPEDKEGPITWTGPVLAGDTLILASSTGNGVLISPKTGEITGQFETDPTRIAPVVADGTLYIVSTGGTLTAYR; this is translated from the coding sequence ATGCGGCGACGCCACCTGCTGCCCCGGCTCTCCATCCTCGCGCTCGCCGGGGTCCTCGGCGCCTGCAGCTGGTTCAAGGAGGCCAAGACGCCGCTGCCGGGCGAACGGATCTCGGTCATCAGCCGCACCGAAGGGCTGGAGCCCGCGCCCGATGCCGGCCAGCCGGCCGTGCTGCCGGCGGTGCGCACCAACCCCGACTGGCGCAATCCGGGCGGCGCGGTGAACCACGTCAACGGCAACCTGGCGCTGAAGATCCCGTTCCAGCGGGCCTGGAGCACCAGCATCGGCAGCGGCGACAGCAGCAGCACGGCCCTGCTGACCGGCCCGGTGATCGCCGAGGGCAAGGTCTATGTCACCGACGCCTCGGGCCGGCTGAACTCGATCGACGTCGCCACCGGCCGCTCGAACTGGCGGGTGCGGGTGGCGGATCCGGAGCAGGACAGCGTGCCGATCGGCGGCGGCGCCGCCTATGCCGACGGCGTGGTCTACGCCACCACCGGCTTCGGCGAGGCCGTGGCGGTCGACCCGCAGAACGGCGGCCTGATCTGGCGCAGCAAGCTGGCCGGCCCCGTGCGCGGCGCGCCGACCGTGACCCAGGGCCGCGTCGTCACCATCACCGTCGACAACCAGACCGAGGTGCTGGACGCCAAGACCGGCACCGAGGTGTGGAGCCATGCCGGCATCACCGAGGCTTCCGCCCTGCTTGGCGGCGGCAGCCCCGCCGTCGACAACGGCGTGGTGGTGGCGCCCTATTCCTCGGGCGAGCTGTTCGGCCTGCGCATCGAGAACGGCCGGCCGGTGTGGGCCGCCAATGTCGGCGGCGGCGCCGCACGCGCCGCGGGCGCCCGGGCCGGCTGGGCCGACATCACCGCCATGCCGGCGATCGACGGCGACCTGGTGGTCGCGGTCAGCCATGGCAACCAGGCGGTCGGCATCGACATGCGCTCGGGCGCCACGGTCTGGGAGCAGCCGATCAGCGGCACCCAGATGCCCTGGGTGGCCGGCGACACGATCTATCTGGTCTCCACCGGCGGCGTGGTCGTGGCGCTGGCCCGCAACACCGGCAAGGTGCGCTGGGTCCGCGAGCTGGAGCGCTGGACCGACCCCGAGGACAAGGAAGGCCCGATCACCTGGACCGGCCCGGTGCTGGCCGGCGACACGCTGATCCTGGCCAGCTCGACCGGCAACGGCGTGCTGATCTCGCCCAAGACCGGCGAGATCACCGGCCAGTTCGAGACCGACCCGACGCGGATCGCCCCGGTGGTCGCCGACGGAACCCTGTATATTGTCAGCACCGGCGGCACCCTGACCGCCTATCGCTGA
- a CDS encoding class I SAM-dependent methyltransferase encodes MTKTSPDRAHWARVARDWTAWARKPGHDAFWAYRDALIGYIGRGSGEALDLGCGEGRVSRELTALGWRVTAADTVAELVEIAAEAGSAQDYAVADAADLPFEDGRFDLVVAYNMLMDVEDVPGALREVRRVLRPGGTLMVSLVHPFRDRGRFAGPEPDAPFIFEGSYYGRERFEGSEERDGLRMDFAGWSQPLEAYAAALESAGLAITSIREPQPDHPDGNDLLRQWTRLPLFLWLKARPLA; translated from the coding sequence ATGACGAAGACTTCACCCGACCGGGCGCACTGGGCCCGTGTCGCTCGGGACTGGACGGCCTGGGCGCGGAAGCCGGGCCATGACGCCTTCTGGGCCTATCGCGATGCGCTGATCGGCTATATCGGCCGCGGCTCGGGCGAGGCGCTGGACCTCGGCTGCGGCGAGGGCCGGGTGTCGCGCGAGCTGACGGCGCTGGGCTGGCGCGTCACCGCCGCCGACACCGTCGCCGAGCTGGTGGAGATCGCCGCCGAGGCGGGCTCCGCCCAGGACTACGCCGTGGCCGACGCCGCCGACCTGCCCTTCGAGGACGGCCGTTTCGACCTGGTGGTCGCCTACAACATGCTGATGGATGTGGAGGATGTGCCGGGCGCGCTGCGCGAGGTGCGGCGCGTGCTGCGGCCCGGCGGCACCCTGATGGTGTCGCTGGTCCACCCCTTCCGCGACCGCGGCCGCTTCGCCGGGCCGGAGCCGGACGCGCCCTTCATCTTCGAGGGCAGCTATTACGGCCGCGAGCGCTTCGAGGGCAGCGAGGAGCGCGACGGGCTGCGCATGGACTTCGCCGGCTGGTCGCAGCCGCTGGAGGCCTATGCCGCAGCCCTGGAGTCCGCCGGCCTCGCCATCACCTCGATCCGCGAGCCGCAGCCGGACCATCCGGACGGCAACGACCTGCTGCGGCAATGGACGCGGCTGCCGCTGTTCCTGTGGCTGAAGGCGCGGCCGCTCGCCTAG
- a CDS encoding NIPSNAP family protein → MIHELRIYHAVPGKLPAVLNRFETITLKIWERFGIRQAGFWTVDIGETNQALYYLLEWESLAEREQKWSAFVTDPEWLEKRAGTERDGPIVSHITNAILKPTAFSKIK, encoded by the coding sequence ATGATTCACGAGCTGCGCATCTATCACGCCGTGCCGGGCAAGCTGCCGGCGGTGCTGAACCGCTTCGAGACCATCACGCTGAAGATCTGGGAGCGCTTCGGCATCCGCCAGGCCGGCTTCTGGACCGTCGACATCGGCGAGACCAACCAGGCCCTGTACTACCTGCTGGAATGGGAGTCCCTGGCCGAGCGGGAGCAGAAATGGTCCGCCTTCGTCACTGATCCGGAGTGGCTGGAGAAGCGCGCCGGGACCGAACGAGACGGCCCGATCGTGTCGCACATCACCAACGCCATCCTGAAGCCGACGGCGTTCTCCAAGATCAAGTAG
- the der gene encoding ribosome biogenesis GTPase Der, with product MPFTLAIIGRPNVGKSTLFNRLVGKRTALVDDTPGVTRDRRIGEGRLADLSFRVIDTAGLEEAFDDSLEARMRQQTETALREADVALMLIDARAGVTPLDKHFARWLRRQGGKVLLLANKCEGRAAEAGLHEAWSLGLGEPIGISAAHGEGLVDLVDALRPLMPAGDDDAAEAAGDDDEAMPEEEGDGDTVDPERDLARPIRLAIIGRPNAGKSTLMNALLGEERVLTGPEAGITRDAIGVDWTWRGQAVHLVDTAGLRRKARIDKHDDKIEFMSVGETLETIRLAHVCVLLLDAAAILDKQDLTIARHVIEEGRALVIAVNKWDAVEDHAAALQQLRDRMETSLPQVRGVPTVTISALRGQKLDRLMDAVLDIHKVWNRRVRTGPLNRWLPAMLEAHPPPLVRGRRLKIRYITQVKARPPTFALFVSQAEEFPDSYLRYLVNGLRESFGLTGVPIRMVLRQPKNPYADKD from the coding sequence ATGCCCTTCACCCTCGCCATCATCGGCCGGCCGAATGTCGGCAAGTCGACCCTGTTCAACCGGCTGGTGGGCAAGCGCACGGCGCTGGTCGACGACACGCCGGGGGTCACGCGCGACCGCCGCATCGGCGAGGGCCGGCTGGCCGATCTGAGCTTCCGGGTGATCGACACCGCCGGCCTGGAGGAGGCGTTCGACGACAGCCTCGAGGCGCGGATGCGGCAGCAGACCGAGACGGCGCTGCGCGAGGCCGATGTCGCGCTGATGCTGATCGATGCCCGCGCCGGGGTGACGCCGCTGGACAAGCATTTCGCGAGGTGGCTGCGGCGCCAGGGCGGCAAGGTGCTGCTGCTGGCCAACAAATGCGAGGGCCGCGCCGCCGAGGCCGGGCTGCACGAGGCCTGGTCGCTGGGGCTGGGCGAGCCGATCGGCATCTCCGCCGCCCATGGCGAGGGGCTGGTCGACCTGGTCGACGCGCTGCGGCCGCTGATGCCGGCCGGGGACGACGACGCCGCCGAGGCGGCCGGCGACGACGACGAGGCGATGCCGGAGGAGGAAGGCGACGGCGACACGGTCGATCCGGAGCGCGACTTGGCGCGGCCGATCCGCCTCGCCATCATCGGCCGCCCGAACGCTGGCAAGTCGACCCTGATGAACGCCCTGCTGGGCGAGGAGCGGGTGCTGACCGGGCCCGAGGCCGGCATCACCCGCGACGCCATCGGCGTCGACTGGACCTGGCGCGGCCAGGCGGTCCACCTGGTCGACACCGCCGGCCTCAGGCGCAAGGCGCGGATCGACAAGCACGACGACAAGATCGAGTTCATGTCGGTCGGCGAGACGCTGGAGACCATCCGCCTCGCCCATGTCTGCGTGCTGCTGCTGGACGCTGCGGCGATCCTGGACAAGCAGGACCTGACCATCGCCCGGCACGTGATCGAGGAAGGTCGCGCCCTGGTGATCGCGGTCAACAAATGGGACGCGGTCGAGGACCACGCCGCGGCGCTGCAGCAGCTGCGCGACCGGATGGAGACGTCCCTGCCCCAGGTGCGCGGCGTGCCGACCGTCACCATCTCCGCCCTGCGCGGCCAGAAGCTGGACAGGCTGATGGACGCGGTGCTGGACATCCACAAGGTGTGGAACCGCCGGGTGCGCACCGGACCGCTCAATCGCTGGCTGCCGGCGATGCTGGAGGCGCATCCGCCGCCGCTGGTGCGCGGCCGCCGCCTGAAGATCCGCTACATCACCCAGGTCAAGGCCCGGCCGCCGACCTTCGCCCTGTTCGTATCCCAGGCCGAGGAGTTCCCGGACAGCTATCTGCGCTATCTGGTGAACGGGCTGCGCGAGAGCTTCGGCCTGACCGGCGTGCCGATCCGCATGGTGCTGCGCCAGCCGAAGAACCCCTACGCCGACAAGGACTGA
- a CDS encoding tetratricopeptide repeat protein, with translation MTDIFREVDEALREDRVKAIWNRYGTLIIAGAVAVVLGTGAFVGWRSYSQSQAQSQTKALVDAQQAAAAAPQNAASIYAAVAADSSADRAALARLLEARADLDAGKRDEAGKIYQQIAGDSGVNAVVRDLARLYSVMARLDDGDPAALNDELAPLAADGAPWRASARELQGLLALRQKDAAKAREIFEALSKDPASPPGVRSRAEQLLSISSN, from the coding sequence ATGACCGATATCTTCCGCGAAGTCGACGAAGCCCTGCGCGAGGATCGCGTCAAGGCGATCTGGAACCGCTACGGCACGCTGATCATCGCCGGCGCGGTCGCGGTCGTCCTCGGCACCGGCGCCTTCGTCGGCTGGCGCAGCTACAGCCAGAGCCAGGCCCAGTCGCAGACCAAGGCGCTGGTCGACGCCCAGCAGGCCGCCGCCGCCGCCCCGCAGAACGCCGCCTCGATCTACGCCGCCGTCGCCGCCGACAGCAGCGCCGACCGCGCCGCCCTGGCCCGCCTGCTGGAGGCCCGCGCCGACCTCGACGCCGGCAAGCGCGACGAGGCCGGCAAGATCTACCAGCAGATCGCCGGCGATAGCGGCGTCAATGCGGTGGTGCGCGACCTCGCCCGCCTCTATTCCGTCATGGCCCGGCTCGACGACGGCGACCCCGCGGCGCTGAACGACGAGCTGGCGCCGCTGGCGGCCGACGGCGCCCCCTGGCGGGCCTCGGCGCGCGAGCTGCAGGGCCTGCTGGCCCTGCGCCAGAAGGATGCGGCCAAGGCCCGCGAGATCTTCGAGGCGCTGTCGAAGGATCCGGCCTCGCCCCCCGGCGTGCGCAGCCGGGCCGAACAGCTCCTCAGCATTTCGAGCAATTGA